gggcctcatgtatacgaggcaagcactcttgccactaggccatattcccagccccgggaccTCTATTTTTTaatacccctcccccccaagtatgagtcttgaactcagaacctgggcactatccctgagctctttttgctcaaagctagcactctaccactttgagccacagctccacttctggttctcctggtggttaattagagttgagtctcatggactttcctgcctggacaggctttgaaccacagtcctcagatcccagccttgaggttataggcgtgagccacaagcacccagcttaatACTCCTATGAAAAGAGTATGGGGGTCCAGGTAGACAAAGCTGCTCTATGTGTTCACCTGAGCGTTGTCTTTCCCTGCTGCCCCCACCAGACCCTCCGAGAGATCGTGATTGGGGTCCTGCATCAGTTGAAAAACCAACTTTACTGATGGCTCCTGGAAACCTGCAGAGCAGCCAAGAGGCCCTTGAATCTGCTCTCTGCCCATGGACTGCCGGGCCTCCGATGGGACTGCGATGCCTTACACCGGTTGGCTGGCTTCTACTTGGTGTTTGGTTTTCCTAGCTCTACTTTATCTTTAGTGGGGCTAGAGTGTTTGTTTTGTGAAAGTTCCTGATTAATTTATTATATTGCCCATACAGTCAAATCTACCCAGTCTTCCCTCTCCTGATAGGATTCCTTAGGACAGGAATTTGATCTGAGTACCTTAGAGAGCTCCTGGCCTTTCAGCCCTCAGATTTCTGCTCATGATCCACATATATTTGGAAGCGTTTGCCTGTCTTGTTGTCTTGGGCAATATTTGGCTTGTTTGGACATTTTGGCAGTAGTTGAAGTAGCcgaggagggaaagggaacagTCTCACTGCCATGAGGGTGAAAGGCCACCTTGTGCCTGTACTAGGACTGCCTGGTCAGCCCTGCTATGACCTCATGTGCCAGCACTGAGAGAAACAGCCTCCCTGTTTCCTCCTGCACTTTTGTTCCTACCGGCAGTGACACTGCATGGCAAAGGCAGGTATGATACAGCACTGcgtatttgaattttttaatttttaaaaaatactaacaaTGGAGTTTTGCCACATTTACAATTTTGGAAAGTTAAACAGGCAAGCCTCAAAATCACCTCAACTTTTCTGTCCAGCATGTCAGGGTCTCTACCATCTGCCAGTGTTGCCTACACTTCTCCCCTTCTGGGATTAGTCCTGGGTGATGCTTTGGGCTCCTTAAATACTGATATTTGGTAGCAACTTTACCTTTGTTTCCCAAACTCTCTGCTGCCTTCCTCAGGTTTGATATCTGGGAGGTTTGAATATCCaaaggaaattaaatatttttatatgaaattatatgaCAATAAATATTGCCAAATGCTTTCCTTTAGCATGTTGCAAGTCCTTGTGTTAAGCTCAAGCCACTGCAATGTGGATGACAAAAGGAGCATGACCGGCTCTTCCAGGCTACCAGCACTGAGTCCTTCCACTCCTGCTCTGGCCATTCCTTTCCTGTGCTCAGGGTGAGGACAGCaggaacagcagcaacaacaacaaaaaggctagCCTGGGACTCTGTGTTCCGATTCCCAGTTCCCTGAGGGGTTCCCCTCAGGGGTCTGGGAGCCTGACGTTACAATCTTCATCTGTCTCTATCCCAACTTCCTCCTGTGTGACAGGGAAAGAAGTAAATGAGACTCACTTGGGCAAAGACCCAGGGGGAGCAAAAGAGGGTGCACTTACAAAGAACTGCTTCTTGCTCTTGGAGTAGCCTTCAAGGAttgcatcacacatctctgttgCCTGATAAGAAACAAAGTGATCCCTTTTCAGATGGGTAgtactgggcactgtccattGGATGATGATATTGGGTTAGCAGTTTCTCCAGGGTTGCCATTTCCCCAAGTGCATCCAGTGCCTCCCCTGGAGCTCCCACTCACCATCCGCTTCCGCTTCCTCCATTCCTTGCAGTATTGCTGCCTTTCTCTGTATACCTGGAAGGGAGAAACAGTTCCTCAAGTCCTGCAAGCCCATATcagcctgctgtgtgtgtgtctgtgtgtgtgtgttttcatactCAATCAAGACCTGCACAGAACCCTCCAGCCTTGCAAGCTTCCCCATTTACCTGCTCCTTCTCTTCTGGAGTGACGTGGTTGGTAGCTGCTTTGATGTTCTTCAGTCTCTCTGTGTAGCCAGCACACTCCTTCTTTAACTCCTGGATCTCTTTCTGCATCTCCGGAGTGGTCAGGCTGTTAGTTAGCTCCTTCAGCTCTGAAACCACATCCTTTGGGGTCACTTGCTATCCTTGAGGAAGGGACTCTATCTTTCCCTAAAGTGGACGTACACTTCCACCTCGCTCTGGGATCTACCCAGAACAGTAGGGCACCTCACCCAGGAAATACTCAAGAAAATAAGGCTTAAGGCTTACAAAATAAtcagtttttttttacttttctttcttccccatctaAAAGCAGGTGGTAAGGTAAAAGGTTGAGCAGGGTGATGTGTAACTCGTTAAAGAAGCAGGAATAAAGGGAAGCTTTGGGGACAGTATGTGCCGATTTTCATCTTATTCATACACAAAGCCATTTAATAATGGCATTTCTTTTAATGCAGTGCCATAGGCAGCCCaaagcattctttctttctttatttaatttatttttttttgccagtcgtggggcttggaatcagggcctgagcactgtccctggcttctttttgctcaaggctagcactctgccacttgagccacagcgccacttctggccattttctgtatatgtggtgctggggaattgaaccccgggcttcatgtatgggaagcaagcactcttgccactaggccatatccccagcccagcccaaagCATTCTTGAGCTGCAACAAGATCCTGCAATCAATAAGCCATTTGCTTAGTAATTCTGGAGGTCTAGACCAAACCTAACCCCATGAACACTTTGGAGGGGCTCCCCAGTTTCCTACCAGTTTCCATATGTCGGCAGCTCTGCTGCAAGCTCTGCACCTTAGCAGCGAGGGCCACAATTTTGGCATCCAGGCTATGGAGGTCAGCCTCACTCACCACATCAAACTGGTCCTGCCAGAGATGAGGGGAAATAGAAATGAGTGCAAGGAAGGCTGTCCACATCAGGGAAGACATCATTCAGATACATCCAAGAACCCAGAACTCTCTTAACCCTGAAGAgtgctgcttgtgtgtgtgcacatgtgcatgtgcatgctggtcctagggtttgaactcagggcctaggtgctgttccttcttgagccacagctccacttttggctttttggtggttagaggtaagagtttcatggagtttcctgccttgctggctttgaactgcaatcctcagatctcagccatctgagtagctaggattatgggcatgagtgaCCTGTGCAAAGTGCTAACTTTTTGAAATTATTCTTGTTTGAGATAGtgtctatgttgcccaggctagacttgaactcaggatcctgcTGCCTTagtgctaggattagaggcataagtcCCACACCTGGctgaaaaagtacttttttttttttggccagtcctgggccttggactcagggcctgagcactgtccctggcttcttcccgctcaaggctagcactctgccacttgagccacagcgccgcttctggccgctttctgtatatgtggtgctggggaatcaaacctagggcctcgtgtatccgaggcaggcactcttgccactaggctatatccccaggccctgaaAAAGTACTTTTGAGAAATCAGTTGTACTCCAGTacccaaaaggaagaaaagttgaaACCTAAAGCCTGTCCTCAAGAGTATCCAGGTTGGCAAGATACTGACAAGGGCAGAATTTAAGTGATAAAATCTCTCCTGGGCTGAAGGAGTAAACTAACATTTCCCTCAAGGTGGGGAATCTCGATCATGGAATGGACAATAGGAAGAATAGCAACAGGAAAAACCTGACTGGTGAAGAGGTCCAGGAAACCACGTAGGTGAGGGACTCCAGGGAGTCTACAGATTAGTTTCTGTACCATTGGGGATCACTAAGTATGACATCAGCTGGTGATGGAGGAGCAGGTTAGAAAGGATGGGAATGCCATCTTGGGCAATGTGGACTATTCTCTTAGGCATGGGAAACCTTCAAACCAGAGGCCAGAAAATACCCCAGAAACAAAGTCCTGAATTTTACAGTTATGCCTCTTATTTACAATAGTctatagcttcttttgctctgctATACAGAGTTGAGTAGTGACAAAGACTTAGGTCCCACAAAATCTAAAAATACCGAGGCCCTTTACTGGAAAAAGTTTGTTAATCTTTCCtttagggagatttttttttttttttttttttttttttttttggttttttttggccagtcctgggccttggactcagggcctgagcactgtccctggcttcttcccgctcaaggctagcactctgccacttgagccacagcgccgcttctggccgttttctgtatatgtggtgctggggaatcgaacctagggcctcgtgtatccgaggcaggcactcttgccactaggctatatccccagcccctagggagATTTTTTTAATAGGTAGTAATACAATGAAATAGTCATAGAAAAATTAGCTTTAGATAAGGTTTGGttcatttaaacaaaatatttaatgtcTTCTGGGCTCTACATACTGTGGGGGTGAAAATGAGAAATAAGGCCTAGCCTAGaggtacttccttttcttttttgacagtcctgggcttgaactcaggacctgggcactgtgcctgagcttcttttgctcaaggctagcactctgccacttgagccacagcgccacttcagcgttttctgtttatatggtgctgaggactcgaacccagggcttcatgcatggtaggcaagcactctaccactaagctacattcccaggccaTGGAACTTTAGACAGTACACCTCAACAAAGCTAAGAGCCTGAGAAAGAGGCAGTTAGAGCAGTGTGCAAAGGCTTCTGGGGAACTTGATATGTGAGTGAAATCATAAAGGGTGAGTAAGAGTCAGTCTAAAGGGACTACAAATCTAGGCAGGAAGAAAATGAGCATAAAACACATCAGAATTGTCGAGTATTGATGGGTAGAGAAAAGAGCAGGTAACATTGGCTAGGGCATATCTCCAGCTGCCCTTTTACCATTTCTGCAGAGTACTGGGGACCAGCAAAGAGTTTTAAGTAGGAAGGGTGCAGGGTCAGATTAGCATTTAGATCGATCATTCTGGCTGGGAAGTTCAAGGCGGACATTTAAGGAATGGAATCTGTTAAGAGGACACTGCAATACTGGTGGAGCAGTGATGGCATGTGAGAGTGGATTCGGGAAGTGAAAAATCAAGTTGATGAGGTGGCACACACCTcagcatttgggaagctgagacaagATCTAGTGTTCAGCCCGGATGACACAGTAAAGTCACATATCACAGACACAAAAAAGAGGTGGGCccaggtgcctcatgcctgtaaccttagctacctactcaggaggctgagatctgaagatggtggtttgaaggtAGTTTGGGcaagctctcatctccaattaaccaccaaaaagacaagtggaggtgtagctcaagtagtacagcagtAGTCTcaagcaacagaagctcagggccagcacccaggctctgagttcaaaccccaggaccagcacaaaacacaaaaagaaaaaaatctatatttgaGGCCTGttcaaacttgaaaaaaattatttccagttTCTGGTTTGGGTGGAGAATGATTCCATTAACCATGAGgaatggtggggagaggggagacatTGTGCTCTGAAGACATTAGTTCTGATACTGATGTCTTTAGAGACCTCCTGGTGGAATTCTGGCTGGAGAGTCCAAAGTTGGTAGTGGGCTTAGGGAGGGTCAGCCTGTCTTGATAATAGGGAATAAGAGCTTCCAAGCAGAAATGGGTCTTGGCAGAAACAATTTAGGATCTTGGGTCATTCACGGTAAGCCGAAATCAGTTTGAGTCACAGGTAGGGAGTATACATCTTGATTTAAAGATGTCTCGGAGGCCCTTTTAATGGTATAAGATAGATTAATTACGCAGGGTGCCACAACTGTAGTAGACGCCGATTCAATGTAGGCTCTCACATGGCTGTTTGCCTGCGCAGGTTCTCCTCACCTGATCAGCAAAATAGATCTTCTGCTTGCCGTAGGTCTTCTCTTTGATCTTGCCTTGTTGGGCCAGCTGCTCCAACGCCTTCACCACCACCTTACAAGAGAGGGGGCGGGGCAGTCAGGAGTCATGGGGTCCGGGCAGGGGGGAGAGCAGATTCCCGTCTGGTTAGGGGGTCCTCACCGTCTTGCCCAGTCCATGCTCCTTCTGCAGGTTCCCGAACATGTCCTGAGCACTGTAGGGCCGGTTCTGCTCCTGTAGGTACCTCAGAAGGATCCCAGGAGCTGGGGAGAGAGACGAGGCAGGGGCGGGGGTCACTCAACCCCCTCaaactcccccacctcccctcacccccccgtCACCTCGCCTGCTCCCCTTAGGGTCTCGCCAGGGCCGCCGTTACCTCCGGCCGCAGCTTCCGCACGGCCTTTGCTCATCGTCTCTTCGCGGTCAAATTCAGACAACCGGATATGGCGGTTGCTCTGGGCGACGGCTCTTTCCGGCCCCGGCGGGCCTCGAGCGGTGATTGGCTGGCGGGGTGGGCCTCGAGCGGTGATTGGCTGGCGGGGAGGCCTTCCGGAAGAGCGGCGCGGCCCTCCCCGGACGCCGCCGTCGGGTCAGCGGCAGGCCGCCTCCAGCCTCCGCCCGCACCTCTAACTCAGGCCTCCCTTCCCAGCCGTGGCCGGTTCCAGCCGCAGCGCATCGCCCGCGGCTTTCCCGGCCAGCTTGGGACGGGAGCGACCTGCAGTAAGCTTCAAGGTCACTGGGCTGTGAGCCCAGCTTATTCTGCCgttgttgaactcagagcccggcgCTGCCCCGTGGCTTTTCTGCACACACCTCCGCGTTAGGGTTTCTACAGGGTAATTGGATAGTCTCGCCGACCTTCCTGCGCCGGCTGGGGTCGAACCGCGATTCTCCTCtgtttcccgagtagctaggattacagacgtgagccactggcccccggttccgcccccccccacccccagcctttttCAATTGTATAGCAGGACCGATGGGTAAGTAGGGTGGTTGTGTAAGCGTAAACTCGACACGCATCTGCCCACTACGGAGCTTCGCACAAGGGGGCGCTCGACACCTGGACGTGCTTTGATCGCGAGGAACGGCACGGGTGGGAGGAGCCGGTTTCCCTTTGGTGCAGGCAATCTCTCGCAACACCTGGCAGGTGCTTTCCATTCCTGACCACAGTGGCCAGTGGGGCAGAATCTGAAATAGTTTTTCTAGTTTCGGAGGTCAGTTGAAAACCAAAGAGGAAGAGCACAACACTGCTTTTAAAAACCTGTGCTACTTAAAGCCTAGTTAGCTTTTGAAACATGCTTGTCTCATGTTTAGGGGACAATATCAAAAAATTAGGAAATGCAAACTAAATCTCAGCCAAGACTGCCTGTTCCACTCATGTCTGGACTCTTGAAGTGGCCTAATTGTAGTGGTGGTTCGGTTACAAAACGGGATTGTGATTAATCATTACTCTGGATGCGAAGATGTATCAAGGAGGCCACCACAGACTCTCAAGCCGGGtgtgagtttcaaagccagccctagcaggaaaatctgtgagactctatctctaacaaactaccccaaacccagaagtggagcggtggcttaagtggtagagacagtgacagcacccaggccccaaattcaagcccaagaaccaacacacacacacacacacacacacacacacacacacacacaaagtcattaTCAGTTTCCCAAAGATTGTTGTCATACAAGATTTATTCCCAGCACCCACCCACCCTCAAATTCACAGTGGAGGATTAAGGAGATTCAGAGCAGGATCCCCCAGGTACAAGAAAAACCTTCCAAAGATTTTGCtcaacttccttccctccctcttgccAACTCCCAAGGCCTAAAGCTACacacactcatgcaaacacacaaAATCCCACTCCTTTCCCAtaccttccttcccccccatctCAGAGCTCATCTGTAAGACATCTGAGCTCTGAGAAGAGAGATGTCATTCCAAGTCTGAGAACTCTAAAGTGAGGAG
This sequence is a window from Perognathus longimembris pacificus isolate PPM17 chromosome 17, ASM2315922v1, whole genome shotgun sequence. Protein-coding genes within it:
- the LOC125366469 gene encoding homologous-pairing protein 2 homolog — translated: MSKGRAEAAAGAPGILLRYLQEQNRPYSAQDMFGNLQKEHGLGKTVVVKALEQLAQQGKIKEKTYGKQKIYFADQDQFDVVSEADLHSLDAKIVALAAKVQSLQQSCRHMETELKELTNSLTTPEMQKEIQELKKECAGYTERLKNIKAATNHVTPEEKEQVYRERQQYCKEWRKRKRMATEMCDAILEGYSKSKKQFFEEVGIETDEDCNVRLPDP